The DNA window GGACCTTACTCACCATCGAGTCGGCGCTGACCGATGTCATAGTCATCGTGATGGCCATGTCGATAATCCTTCTGATGCAGTCCCACACGGGAGACCTTGGACCCACGATCCAGGGTCTGGCGGCGGCGTTCTTCGTCTCCTTCATGATCGGTCTGATCTTCGGCATCTTCTGGTTGAGGATCCTGGCAAAGCTCAATGGTCAGCCGTTCTCATACATGGTGACCATCGCTGTTCTGTTGATCATGTACGCCCTCACTGACATCCTGGTCGGCCAGAGTGGTGTGGGGGCCATAGCAGCCCTTGTATTCGGGCTGGTCCTGGGCAACAAGGAGGAGTTCGCCCGGATATTCAAGAAGTTCAAGGGGGAGTACCATTTCAACGAGGAGATCAGACAGTTCCACTGCGAAATATCCTTCTTTGTCAGAACATTCTTCTTCGTCTATCTTGGAATGGTCTTCAGCGTTACGCCCGTGGATACAACTTACATCGTTCTGGCATTGGGCATTTTCCTGGGCCTGGTCGGGGTAAGGTTCCTCGCCGCGAACATCACCTCTTCGGTGTTCAGGCTCACCAGACCCAACAAGATGGCGGTGTTCTTCATGATGCCCCGCGGACTCAGCGCGGCGGTACTGGCATCCTATCCGCTGGCCCTTGGCGTGGTTAGCCCCGAGGTGGGTGCAGCCTTCCTGAGCGTGACCTTGGTTGTGATCGTTCTCACCACGGTCATGGCCTCGATCGGGTCGTTCACCATTGAGAACGCAGCACCGACGCCCGAGCAACAGAGGAGAATGAACCTTATCTCGAGGAGCAGGTACGCAGCCAGATGGCTTGAACAACGTGATAGAAACGGGACAGATGGCAATGGCACCTCGGATTCGGACCTCATCGATCTGGAGGAATGACCTCAATCCTGTCCCAGTTGCTCCATTGATATCCTGAGAAAGTTCTCCAGATGTTCGACAAGGAATGGGTTGTCCGTGAACCCGCAAAGAGAAAGGTCCGGGGTGGCTATGAGCGCAATCTCTCCATCACTGAATACATCCGTGGCCAGAAGTCCCGTTCTTCGATGGAGATTTGTGCTGGATGGCACCTTAACGAATGGCTCGGTTATGATAGTGACCTCCACGCCCCTCTTCAACGCTTCCCTGAACTTCGTTCCGTGAACCTGCCTGATGACCCGGATAAGGGGGCTGGAGATGATGAAGCTGCTCAGCGATGAATCGAGTATTTCTCCGATCTTTGCGAGCACCTTCTCCTTTCCAACTATTGTGAAAACGAGCTGCGGAACCCCCCTTTCGCTAAGTATTCCCTGTACCTCGTTCAGCTTGTCGAAGGCTTCCGAGATCTCTTCGACAATTTCCATCTTGATATCTAAGGGAGGAACTGGATGGAAGATGGTGGGTCTTCCCTCGATGGATGTAACGAATCCTTTCTCCTCCAACGATTGGAGTACTTTGTAGGCCGAAGTGCGAGGAATACCTGCCGTTTCTCCAATCGCCTCTGCCGACCCCCGGTCCATGATTACGAGTGCGATGTATGTCTTCGCCTCGTACTCAGAAAGACCCAGTTTCCTGAGGATTGCGGACACAGATTCGTACTCCTCCTCCAAGGTACCTGCATTCATGTTGAAAATGTTCAAGAAATCCATGGGATTACGTGTAGCTATACCAACTACATAAGTATTAAATCCTTACCTTACAATTCAATCCGTGGGATGTATTCATGTTAATTCAAGAGAGTAAACTCAAGAAGGGACTTCCAAAGCAAACGGAGTCCTTATGTCCCGAGTGCGGTAAGATCATTACCGCAACCATCTTCGAGAAGGACGGCAAGGTCTTGATGGAAAAGGAATGTCCTGACCACGGAAAGATAACCGATGTGTACTGGTCAGATGTGGACCTCTACCTCAAAGCCGAGAGCCTGGCCTTCGATGGAGTGGGCGTTTCCAATCCCCTGATCCCCGATGCGAAGGTCTGCCCTGATGACTGCGGCCTCTGCCAACTTCACCTTAGCCATACCTCACTCGCAAACCTCGATCTGACCAACCGCTGCAATATGAAGTGCCCCATCTGCTTTGCCAATGCGAACGCCGCAGGGTACGTGTACGAGCCCTCCTACGATGAGGTCGTCCAGATGATGCAGACACTGAGGGATGAAAGACCAGTTCCATGCACTGCAATCCAGTTCGCCGGAGGAGAGCCCACCATATACCCCAGGTTCTTCGATGTCATAAAGAAAGCAAAGGAGATGGGATTCGCACAGGTCCAGGTCGCCACCAACGGAGTGAAATTGGCCAATGACCCCGATTTCGCCAGGAAGTGTGCCGAGGCAGGCCTGAACACGATCTACCTTCAATTCGACGGCCTTCGTGAGGACATTTACGTGGCGGCCCGGGGCAAGCCAATGCTAGAGACAAAGCTGAAAGCCATCGAGAATGTCAAGGCACTGGCCAAGCCCCCTTCGATCGTGCTGGTACCCACCATCGTGAAGGGAATAAACGACGATCAGGTCGGTCCCATCCTGGAATTCGCCATAAAGAACAGTGATGTGATAAGAGGCATCAACTACCAGCCAGTGGCATTCACTGGAAGGATCAGCAAGGAGCAGAGGGAGAAGGAACGGTACACCCTTACTGACCTGGTCCACGATGTTAACGATCAGACCGGTTACACCAATAACGACGATTGGTTTCCGGTCCCTGTCGTGGCACCTATCTCCACCTTCGTCTCCGCACTCCTTGAGGAGGAGAAGGTCACTTTCACCGCGCACCCGCACTGCGGTCTAGCCACCTATCTGTTCGTTCAGAACGGTAGGGTCATCCCCATCACCAGATTCATCGATGCCGAGAAGCTGCTCGACGGACTGTTGGAGCTCACCAAAGAGATGGAGGGGGGGAAGAGCAAGACCCTGTCCAAGCTCAAGGCGTTCTCCATTCTTAAGAAATCCATAATCAAGGAGAACCTGCCCGAGGGTCTCTCCATGACCAGGTTCCTGAAGACCATGCAGACGGTGTTCAGCGACGATACCAAGGAGGGACTTTCCGAGTTCTCATGGAACATGATGTTCGTGGGCGGTATGCACTTCCAGGACGGATACAACTACGATATCGAGCGCGTGAAGCGCTGCGTTATCCATTACGTAACACCGGATAACAGCATCATTCCTTTCTGCGCGTACAACGGTGGTCCGACCTATCGTACCCGCATAGAGAAGAAGTACTCCGTGCCCATAGAGGATTGGAGGAAGACCAAGGGCGAGGAGTATACCTGAGGTATTAGAATGATAGTTACAGTTGAGATATGCATGCACTGCGGCGCTTGCGCGGGCTCCTGCCCCAAGAATGCCGTTTTCCTGAATGACACCCTTCCCGTATTCACGGACGCCTGCAACCGCTGTGGACGATGCGTGAAGGTCTGCCCTGTAGGGGCTCTAGAGATGGAGGCCAAAGCATGAAGCGTAAGTGCGATGTACTGGTGGTTGGAGCAGGACCTGGTGGAAGCTCGGCCGCCCGCCACGCCGCAGAGGCTGGAGCGGACGTATTGATCATCGAGAAGCGCCAGGAGATCGGGTCCCCAGTCAGATGTGCCGAGGGCGTATCGCGCGCCTGGTTCGAGGAGATCAAGGTCCCGGTGGACAAGAAGTGGGTCGCCAAGGAGGTCGATGGCGCCAAGCTCGTCTCACCCTCTGGAAGCTCATTCTACGTCGATGAGAAGATGGCCGGCAACGAGGTGGGAATGGTCCTCGAGCGTCACCTCTTCGATAAGGCCATGGCTGCCAACGCGGCAAGGGCTGGAGCGGAGATCATGCTCAAGACCTCGGCCACCGGCGTGGTGAAGGAGGGAGACAAGGTGGTCGGTGTCACCGCTTCCAGCTACGGAGAGCCCTTGGCAATAGAGGCCAAGATCGTGATCGCCGCCGACGGATTCGAGTCACAGGTCGCTAGATGGGCGGGTCTGGACACCAGCCTCACGCAGAACGACATCACCACATGCTTCCAGTACAGGCTCACTGGGATAGATATCGAGCACATGTACACCGAGTTCTTCATCGGTAGCGCTGCGCCAGGAGGTTACGTTTGGGTCTTCCCCAAGGATGAGGATACTGCCAACGTAGGATTGGGCATCCTCCTCTCTCAACTCAAGAAGCCAGGAGAGGTGAAGGGATACCTGGACAAGTTCATCAAGGACAACGAGCGCTTCACCAAAGGACAACCGTTGGAGGCCGTGAGCGGCGCGGTGTCCGTCTCACACCCGCTCGACGAGACCGTCATGGATGGCATGATGCTGGTGGGAGATGCAGCAAGGCTGATCGACCCCATTACAGGAGGGGGCATTGCCCATGCATGCCTCTCCGGCATGTACGCCGGAAAGGTGGCCGCTAAGGCCCTTGAGGCCAATGACTTCAGCAAGGAGTTCTTCCAGGAGTATGAGACGCTCTGGCGCAACAGGCTTGAGGACAAGCTGTGGCGCAACTGGATGGCAAAGGAGAAGCTCGTAACCATCACCGATGAACAGTTCGACCTGGTCATCGAGACCCTTGCCGAGGCGGGGGTCGATAAGATGTCCGTCTACAACATATTGAAGGTTATCAAGGAAGAGCTTCCAGATCTCGTGAAGGATTTCGAAGAGTTCATCTGAAACCCGAAAGACCGATCCCGTCCTATTCCAGCCTGACACCTGGCACTCCGGTATGGACGATGATCGGTTCACCGCCTCTTTCTTCAATGGCCCTGCAGACCTTCTCAGCCTCCGTGGTCAGGGCGATCATGCTCCCGCCTCCTCCAGCTCCGGTGAGCTTAGCACCTAATGAATGGGGCAATGCTGCTTCCACAAGGGCGTCGAGCTCCGGGCAGGAAACCCCCAGCCTCGATAGAAGGGAGTGATCCTCCGTCATGAGTTCTCCAAGAACATCCGGGTCATTCTTCTTGAGTGCCTTCATACCTTCCAGGGATATCTCACCGATCCGGTCGATTGCCTCTCTCGCCCAGGGGTGTTCCTCCACCCTCGTCTTGACCATATCTACAAGCGGACCGGTTGAGGCATGGATTCCGGTGTAACCAACAACAATGGTCAGCTCAGGAACTCGGAGATGGTGTATATGCCACAACCTCTCATCCCTTCTGATCGTCCAAAGATGGTCCTTCCCTTTCTTACGGTTCACAAAGATACCGTGTCCATGAGTGCTTACCGATGTATCAATAGGGCTGGCCCTCCCCTGAACCTCTGACTCGACTTCAAAACCCAGTCGTGCCACCGTGGGCTGATCGAAACCGCTCCTGAGCTGCATGAGGGCTGCCAGGGTCGCGGTCGTAACGGCGGCCGAGGACCCCAAGCCCGAACCGGAAGGGAGATTGGAGAAGGTCTGAACGGATACCGGATCGCCCATCCAGACCTTGTCCATCGCCGCATTGATATACGAACGGTAGGTAGTGTCCATCACCTTGCCGTTGATGGTGAACTCGATGGATGGCGTTGCGATGCATCTCAACCTGAGATCTATCGCCACAGCTATCGCGGGCAGGCCAAACACAACGGCGTGTTCGCCCAGAAGAATGAGCTTCCCGGGTGCTGAAGTTATCACCATCTATGACCCGAACGGTCCCAGAACCTAAAACGATTTGTCATCGTATAATCAGAGATTGTATTCCTCGGTGATCTCCTTGACGGCCCGGTTAGGGCTCTTGTTATCCAGCTCCTCTCTCTTGGTGTTCCACCAATTGGTCTCGAAGGTCTCTAGGGCACAATCAAGTTCGTCCTCGGTCTCGAACTCACTGCCATATTCCTGGAAGAATTCGTCCTGGAAAGCCTTCATCAAGTCCGTTCCGTACTTACGGTTCACAAGGGCGACCCGCAAATATTCATCCAGGTTCTTGGCTACTAGAAGGGCGACCTCACCTGGCTGAGACCCCATGATAAGATCCAGGAGTGAGTTTGTCGCCATGACGAACATAATCTCAAGCTTCTTCTCAAGAGGGGCATCAGACTCCATCACCTTCTCGTTCATCAAGGAGAGCCAAAGGTCTCCCAGGGCAACAGTCCGTTCGTGATTCTTCTCGAAGATGATCTTCTCAGCTTCTTGGTCTACTATCTCCCCGAAATCCACAACATCCTCTTGGTCATCGTTTCCGTTCATATTCGTGATTCCTCCTGTTTGATCCCCAATTCTCAGACATGAATTCCAATCTCTGATTCAGAGTGCTATCTGCGATCACCTAGACTGTAACCCACGTAATAGTAATTTGTCCCGCAATCGGAATGGGCTATCAGAGGGTCTCCACCACATCCTTGACGATCATCAGGCCTTTCTCGATGTCCTCCTCTGATGCCGCATAGGAGAAACGAAGATGCCCTTCGCCCCTAGCACCAAAGGCAATGCCCGGCGAGCAGATCACGCCCTGGGAAGCGATCGCCTTTGCAAGTTGCATGGAGGGAATGTCCATGTCGTAGGATGGGAATGCGAATATAGACCCCTTGGGCAGGTCGCACTTGAACCCGGGTATCTCATTTATCATCGATACCATCTTCTTCCTTCGGTTGTCGAAAACTGGGACGACCTCCTCCAAGAATTCCATCATGTAGGGCATGGCAATGTTCACCGCATACTGGATAGGAGTTGGGGGACATGCCATGGTGTAATAGTGCATCTTCGATATCTGCTTGATAGCCTCTTCGTTAGTCACCAGATATCCAATACGCCATCCTGTGGTGGCCATGGACTTAGAGAACGAGTTGACCACTATGGCGTTATCCAGATGTTCGCAGAATGAGAAGTGCTCCCCCTCGTAGATGTAGTTATCATACACCTCGTCGGAGATGATGTAAATGCCATTGTCAGATGCGATCTCTGCCAAGGAGTTGAATGTCTCCCGGGATATTACCCCCCCAGTGGGATTTGAGGGACTGTTCACTACAATCGCCTTCGTTCTGCTGGTGATCTTCTCCTGGATCTCGTCCATATCGGGCTCGAATCCCCCTTCCTCACTGAGGCCGTAGGTGATAGGTTTCGCTCCTGCCAGAACCGCGTGGGGATGGTATAGTACGAATCCTGGCTCCGGTATTAGCACCTCATCTCCAATATCATACAACGATTGGCTGATGACCAAGAGGGCTTCGGTCGCCCCTGATGTGATCACTACGTTGGACGAGGTAATCCCCTCGCAGTATCTCTCTAGATAGTTGGACACTGACTCCCTTAATGAGCTGAGACCTATGGTGGGACCGTACTTGTTCATTCCCATGTCCAAGGCGCTTTTCAATGCCTCCTTGGCGACCTTTGGAGGTTCGTAGTCTGGTTCCCCCAATCCCAGGTTGATAGCGTCTCCGCCCACAAGCTCGAAGATCTCCCTCACCCCGGAGGGATTTACAGAAGTGATCCTGTTGGAGAACATGATGGATTGGTGAACATCAACTGTGAATTTGCATTTTGTGTGATACGTGTTAACATAGAACAATATATCGGGCTCGATTCTCCTTCTCCAGTATCATCGAATTGAGAGTAATCACTGAGGTCAATCGATTTTCTAACTCCTCCAATTCATCAATGAAATTCAAAAGAACAGATTAATTTAGTATTAATTCGTCAACCCCTTCCAAGCGTAATACCTGGCAGGCGGGAGATGGGAAAGTGGGAACATTCAACAACATCGGCAAGTTCATCGCAAAGAGGTACAAAGCGATCATAGTGTTCTGGATAATTATTCTCGCCATAGCGATTCCTTTCGCGCCGAGCGTCATGGAAGCCGTGGAATACAACATGCTGGCAATGGCACCTGAGGACATGGAGTCCATGCGGGCGCAGGAATACATCGATGCCAACTTCAACATCTCCATGGACGGATTCTCTACCATCATAGTCTTCAAGGGTGAGGGGCAGAACTCCGTTCTCGGGCAGGAACTCAAGGAAGCGATCTTCAACATATCTAGCGACATCTCTGGTAGAGAGGAGATGCCCAATAACACTGTAATCTCGATCTATACGCCCCTGCTCGACAACTACACCGATATCGTGGTCAGCGGCATAGTCGACGTCAACAGGCTGGCGAACGGAACGGCCATGCTCATCTTCGGCATGCCGTCCATGTACCCAATGCTGTGGAACATAACTCTCGAATCTGGTTTGATGTTCTACGGCTGTGGGGACGCTTTTGCGCTCAACTGGATCGCTATCCATGACATCGATCCTGATGCCAACACCACCGAGGTCGACTCCCTTGCCTACGAGGCGACCTGGGACGAAATCGAGTTGATTCTCGACATAGCTAACGTCTCAGCCGAATTCCAGGATCTGTTCTGGATCTGGTACGAGGACTTCTCTGCCGCCTGGAACTCGACGAGCGGCGACCCTGTGCTGGTGGACAATCCTCTCGAAAGGGAGGAGCATGCCATCAACTCTGCTTTCCCTGGGTTCTGGGAGGATGCGAGGCAGTACTTCGAGGATATTGGACTCGAGGACCTTTGGCCCATCGCCGGGGAAATATTCAACAGGACAGTCGAGATGCTTGACCCCCTGGATTTCGTGGATCCATATCGCGTGAATGCGGTTTGCCACACCGTGGTCAACGACATAATCCAACCGTACCTTGTGCAGATCCCATTGGACCTGAGGGCTCCGATCGAGGATTTCATACATGGATTCCAGCAGAAGTGGGATGACAACACCACCGCCTCGATCAGCAGTAACTGGACGCTGCACTTGATACCGAACATGACCCAGGAGCGGCAGTTCGTGGAGGAGCTTGTTCCGCCCCTCGTGGACGCTTTGCCAAAGGCGGGAGCAGAGGTTGTGGAGGCCGTGTACGCCCTGGGATGGGATCAATGGTCGAACTCCACCGCATTCAATGATACCGTCATACTGCTCACGCATGAGACCCTTGGCGATGTGGATGATGATCTCATCCTGGAGATAATCGGTCTGGGACTCAACGTCACAGATCAGCAGATCCGGGAGATGTCCATCGAGCTGGTCCTGGACACCTCTCTGGTCGACTATCCGATCCCCATACCTGAGGGAATTCTCAAGATGATAGTTAATGTGCCGTCCAACGACACGATGCTGATGACCATAACCTATGACAAGCTGCCCGATGGTACTTACCTGGATGGAAGCCAGTACATTCCTCAGGTCAGGGAGATCATCCGGCAGAGGATCTCATCCCTTTCCGGAATTGAGGTTCTGGTCTCCGGCATAGATGGCATCACCTACGACATAGAGACCTCTTCCATGGAGGATATGGAGAAGATAGATCCCGTGAGCATAGTGCTGGTCATCATCCTCATAGGGTTGTTCTTCAGATCTCTGGTTTCATCCATTATCCCGCCATCCATCATCGGAATGGCGTTGATAATAGCCCTCGTGGGCATATTCCTCTTGGCCACCTACGTCATGGAGGTGACCAACTACGTCCTGGTGCTGGTCATGGTCACCATGCTCGGTGCTGGATGCGATTACTGCATCTTCATCCTCTCCCGCTACCGGGAGGAGAGAGTCCTTGGAAAAGAGAAGAAGGAGGCCGTCATAGAGGCCGTGACATGGGCGGGAGAGTCCATCACCACCTCCGGTTTCACCGTGATGATCGGATTCGGGGTGCTATCGGTCTGCAGCTTCAGCATGGTCAGCTCAATAGGCATCTCGCTCGCGATGGGGATATTCATCGCGCTCATGTTCGCGCTGTTCTTCCTTCCTTCACTGATCATGCTTCTTGGGGACCGGGTCTTCTGGCCCACCACGATCGAATACGTGCGGGAGAGAAAGAAGGATCCGTCCAAGGCTGGCCGTATGTCGAGGCTATCGCACAGGTACTTCGAGCATACCGCCCGAACCTCGATCAAGTATGCCAAGATCCTGGTCGTGGCGGCGATCATAATCTCGCTCCCTGCAATCTACGTTGTGACCAATCTCGATACCTCCTATGACATGATAGGGACCATGCCCAACTCTGAATCGAAGACGGGAGTGAACGACATAGTAGATGGATTCGGCGGGGGTATGATCAGCCCGGTGTTCATAGCGATCGAGTTCGACTCGAGGATCTACAACGGCACGGGTGAGATGACCGATAGAGACGATCTGCAGAACATCTCCGATGAGGTGCTGGAACTCAATCTAAGCCAGGTTTTCGACCTCAGGTACTTCCCGATAATCGAGGACATGTGCGACGACATCTCCACGATGGGCAACATCAGGGAGGTCACATCCCCGACGAGACCCTATGGGGACACGATAGACTACCTGAACTTCGACAACTACACCATCCTGGAGCAGGCTGAGTTCTTGCTCATGATGCAGAAGGACATGTCGAGGAACGGCAGCGGCGTGATGATCCAAGTGACCATGGAGGACCAGCCGTACTCGGAGGAGTCGATAGGGACGGTCACTGGTCTCAGGGAACTCATAGCACAGGAGGTGGAGGAACGACCTGAGCTGGTGGCCGCCTACCTTTCGGGCGGGACAGCCCTGATGTACGACATCTCGATGCTGGTGAGCGGGGAGTTCAACCTCATGGAAATGCTCGCCATTCTGCTGATATTTGTCATCCTCCTGATAGTCCTGGGCTCGGTGTTCACTCCGATAAGATCTATTGTGACGATCCTGACGAGTGTCATATGGACTCTCGCGCTGACCGCTATCGTATTCGAGTACGTGCTTGACGATCAGCTTCTCTGGCTGATGCCCATAGTGCTCATCGTTGTCTGCCTCGGTTTAGGCATGGACTACGACATCTTCCTCACAACCAGGATTAGGGAGGAGGTGCACAAGGGCAAGCCCATGAAGGAAGCCATTGTAGATTCGGTGAAGGCCACGGGAGGCATAATCACCATCTGCGGTCTGATCATGGCCGGTGCCTTCGGGACTATGACCCTCTCGGGATCGGTGATGCTCCAGGAGTTCGGGTTCGCCCTCGCTTTTGCTATTTTGCTAGACGCGACAGTGGTGAGGATGTACCTGGTCCCGGCGATAATGTCCTTGATGGGGAGGTGGAACTGGTGGGCCCCTGGAAAGCTGCAGAGAACAAGAACGAGCCACCTGGAGGAAGTAGAGGAAGAGTAGAGAGTCGGCTCCGTACGAAATAAATATGATGGACGAAGACCTTCAAACCAAGGGAAGAATGTCCAGCTCAGACTATGAAATACGCCAGTTCCGTGAGGAAGACCGGGAGCGGATCATTGAGATATTCAATTACTACATCACGGAATCGTATGCGGCATATCCCTCCGAGAAGGTCGAGCCGGAATTCTTTGACCAACTGATGCACGGTTCCCACTCGTTCTATGTGGCAGAGCATGAGGGCAGGGTGGTGGGATTCGCATTTCTCAAACCTTATCTGCCTATCGCGACCTTCAGGACAACTGCAACGGTAACCTACTTCATTGACCCAGTTCATAGACGATCGGGGCTTGGAACGCATATCCTGAGGACGCTCGAGTCAGATGCTAAGGAGAGAGGCATTCACACCCTTCTCGCCCACATATCTTCGAGGAATGAGGAGAGCGTAAACTTTCACAAGAAGAATGGTTTTTCCGAGTGTGGGCGTTTTCCTGAGATAGGGATGAAATTTGGAGAAAGGTTCGACGTGATATGGGTGGTCAAGAAGCTAGATTCTTGACTTCCCACCAACAGTGAACAAACTCTTTATCGCCTCATCCCGATTCGTGAACGATGGATGGTAGGGATACTGGCTTCACGACAAATATATTTAATAAGACAAATTGAATATATAGCGTGCTAATTCATGTCTATGACATTTCTATTTCTTATCTATAACCCCAAAAAAGTAGTGCGAGGGACCGGATTTGAACCGGTGAACCTCTTCAGGAACAGATCTTGAGTCTGCCGCCTTTGATCGATGCATTCAGCATCTTTGACCTGGCTTGGCTACCCTCGCCTGACAAGGGTTCGTAAATGCCCATGCATTAATAAATCTTGTTGAATGCAAAGTCATATCAAGCTGTGATAATCCTCCACCAAAGACAGGGAGATAGTGGAATAAGCCCGTTCTTTTCAAAGGAGGATTTCACAGATTATCGTAATTCGCATTCGTTCCAGTAACCCCGACGCTATATTCCTTGGGTTTTTATATTCGAATTTCGTTAACCAGTGGCTAGTGATATAGTGGCACGTTTAGGATTATCTAGGTTAGTCGAGGACATGCTCAACAGGCCATCCGCCATCCGCGAGATCATGCGGATGACCGACGAGAAGAATGTCCGCCGTATGGGTCTCGACCCCACCGACATTATTTCATTCGGGGGAGGATGGGTTGGCCACAAGGCACCTGAGAGGCTCAGAGAGATCTACCAGGATATCTGTGCCGATCCTCAAATCTTCCATGAGGCGGGGGCCTACCCGCCAACGCCCGGACTCAGGGCATGCAGGGAACAGCTGGCTCGCCTTGACGACGAGCTGTTTGGAGTGGAAGTGAGGGAAGAGAACGTTCTCATTTCCCAATCATCCACCCAGCTCACGCACGACGTCTTCAGGGCAATTGCAAATCCGGGGGATTGCGTGGTGCTCCTAGATCCGACCTATGCCAACTACTACGGGCAGCTGGTCTTCTCGTTGCCCCACTACAACGGTGGGGTGAAGCCAGAGGCGAAGGTGGCGTATCTCAAGACCTTTGATGCGGAGACATGGTCATTCATGCCAGATGTCGATGCCTCAATAGGAGAGCTGGAGGACATCTTCCGAAAGGAGAAGCCTAACTCCATGCTGATCCCGTCTCCAGACAACCCCACTGGACAGGTTGTCAGCGACAAGTTCGTCAAGGCTGCCATGGAACTGTGTCAGGAGAATGACGCGTATCTTCTGCTTGATAACGCGTACAAGACACAGTGCTTCCTTGAAACCATGCCTGATTACTACTCATGGTCCCCGGATGAGTTCGAGAACCTCATTCTCATCTACTCGAACTCGAAATGGGCTAGAGGTCTAGGAAGGAGAATGGGATGGATAATAGCCTCCGATATGGTGGTCAATGGACTAACCCAGATGCTGAACTATTCACTCCTCTGCGCCGACAATCTTCACCAGCTGGCGATGGCGGGATTCCTTGAACAGACATTGGACGATGGAAGCCTCAAGAATTACTTGGATGATACTCGAAATGCCTACAAAAGGGCGGCCAAGGTCACGGTGGATGCCATCGACGAGTACTGCGGTACAAGAAGGCTTTTGCCACAGGGAGGAATATACACACTAGCTGAGTTCGGGGATGGGAGCGATTCCTTCGTAACTGAGCTGATGAAGAACACTGGCGTCCTATTCGTTCCAGGCATTGGCTTTGGAGAGAGTGCGAGACCTGGAGTCAGAGTTTCCTATGGACCTCTTGTAGAGGATATGGACAAGATCGTAGAAGGCATGAAGCGAGTGGGCGAGTACCTGCACGAAAACTGATAGGTGCGGAGATCAGGTTTCGATACTCTAAATTCATTAGAATGATTCAGGAAGATGTCAATATCTCTATCTTCGAGTTCTTGACAAGGACCGTGTGCTCGGCCTGGGTCACTATACCATTCTTATACTCGTACAGGATTGGATAGCTGGATATCAAACCGTGTCTCAACAAAGTCTTCAGATAGGCTGGAGCATTGTTGTCCATAGCGGTGCACCACCGTTCGCAGAACGGCAGCTTGTTGAACTTAGTTCTGATCTCATTGAAGAACTCAAGGGCTTTCTTATCCTTGAGTGGGCGCTCCCGGAGAACCCTGAAGATATTGCCGGGTTTGCCGTTCTTGACCTGCCCTCCACCATCGGTGGCGAAAGGTTCGATCGCGATTACCATGCCATTCTTGATGCGAGAGAGGTTGCCGTCGTCTATATTGGGAATTGTCATTCCAGCGTGAAGGCAG is part of the Methanomassiliicoccales archaeon genome and encodes:
- a CDS encoding MMPL family transporter; this translates as MGTFNNIGKFIAKRYKAIIVFWIIILAIAIPFAPSVMEAVEYNMLAMAPEDMESMRAQEYIDANFNISMDGFSTIIVFKGEGQNSVLGQELKEAIFNISSDISGREEMPNNTVISIYTPLLDNYTDIVVSGIVDVNRLANGTAMLIFGMPSMYPMLWNITLESGLMFYGCGDAFALNWIAIHDIDPDANTTEVDSLAYEATWDEIELILDIANVSAEFQDLFWIWYEDFSAAWNSTSGDPVLVDNPLEREEHAINSAFPGFWEDARQYFEDIGLEDLWPIAGEIFNRTVEMLDPLDFVDPYRVNAVCHTVVNDIIQPYLVQIPLDLRAPIEDFIHGFQQKWDDNTTASISSNWTLHLIPNMTQERQFVEELVPPLVDALPKAGAEVVEAVYALGWDQWSNSTAFNDTVILLTHETLGDVDDDLILEIIGLGLNVTDQQIREMSIELVLDTSLVDYPIPIPEGILKMIVNVPSNDTMLMTITYDKLPDGTYLDGSQYIPQVREIIRQRISSLSGIEVLVSGIDGITYDIETSSMEDMEKIDPVSIVLVIILIGLFFRSLVSSIIPPSIIGMALIIALVGIFLLATYVMEVTNYVLVLVMVTMLGAGCDYCIFILSRYREERVLGKEKKEAVIEAVTWAGESITTSGFTVMIGFGVLSVCSFSMVSSIGISLAMGIFIALMFALFFLPSLIMLLGDRVFWPTTIEYVRERKKDPSKAGRMSRLSHRYFEHTARTSIKYAKILVVAAIIISLPAIYVVTNLDTSYDMIGTMPNSESKTGVNDIVDGFGGGMISPVFIAIEFDSRIYNGTGEMTDRDDLQNISDEVLELNLSQVFDLRYFPIIEDMCDDISTMGNIREVTSPTRPYGDTIDYLNFDNYTILEQAEFLLMMQKDMSRNGSGVMIQVTMEDQPYSEESIGTVTGLRELIAQEVEERPELVAAYLSGGTALMYDISMLVSGEFNLMEMLAILLIFVILLIVLGSVFTPIRSIVTILTSVIWTLALTAIVFEYVLDDQLLWLMPIVLIVVCLGLGMDYDIFLTTRIREEVHKGKPMKEAIVDSVKATGGIITICGLIMAGAFGTMTLSGSVMLQEFGFALAFAILLDATVVRMYLVPAIMSLMGRWNWWAPGKLQRTRTSHLEEVEEE
- a CDS encoding N-acetyltransferase, whose protein sequence is MSSSDYEIRQFREEDRERIIEIFNYYITESYAAYPSEKVEPEFFDQLMHGSHSFYVAEHEGRVVGFAFLKPYLPIATFRTTATVTYFIDPVHRRSGLGTHILRTLESDAKERGIHTLLAHISSRNEESVNFHKKNGFSECGRFPEIGMKFGERFDVIWVVKKLDS
- a CDS encoding pyridoxal phosphate-dependent aminotransferase, which encodes MLNRPSAIREIMRMTDEKNVRRMGLDPTDIISFGGGWVGHKAPERLREIYQDICADPQIFHEAGAYPPTPGLRACREQLARLDDELFGVEVREENVLISQSSTQLTHDVFRAIANPGDCVVLLDPTYANYYGQLVFSLPHYNGGVKPEAKVAYLKTFDAETWSFMPDVDASIGELEDIFRKEKPNSMLIPSPDNPTGQVVSDKFVKAAMELCQENDAYLLLDNAYKTQCFLETMPDYYSWSPDEFENLILIYSNSKWARGLGRRMGWIIASDMVVNGLTQMLNYSLLCADNLHQLAMAGFLEQTLDDGSLKNYLDDTRNAYKRAAKVTVDAIDEYCGTRRLLPQGGIYTLAEFGDGSDSFVTELMKNTGVLFVPGIGFGESARPGVRVSYGPLVEDMDKIVEGMKRVGEYLHEN
- a CDS encoding M24 family metallopeptidase, producing IESSKRALAIALEIIGEGVTVSTLGGAIERSIKDDGFFPVVNLTGHGMDRYCLHAGMTIPNIDDGNLSRIKNGMVIAIEPFATDGGGQVKNGKPGNIFRVLRERPLKDKKALEFFNEIRTKFNKLPFCERWCTAMDNNAPAYLKTLLRHGLISSYPILYEYKNGIVTQAEHTVLVKNSKIEILTSS